A stretch of the Porites lutea chromosome 12, jaPorLute2.1, whole genome shotgun sequence genome encodes the following:
- the LOC140921519 gene encoding dynein light chain Tctex-type 5-B-like yields MNGEVSPASSISSLGGGPSMIGMIRARKLAVKFKKRAHFLVADKIRRDNTGKTAVTHWDFPRNFRHDDQPSRLQVPGGKSPPISRSPSISSRYGYTTSSQAPRNTYRMEPIKRFSEPKVKEIIEEVLVQNLNGRTYEAVFCKEMSKKLSEVIKQRVKFLGFSRYKFICIVYIGQVNNQGMRIGSRCLWDQKFDNVAEGYFRNGDLFAVGTVFGLYCE; encoded by the coding sequence ATGAATGGCGAAGTTTCGCCTGCTTCGAGTATTTCCTCACTCGGCGGAGGACCCTCGATGATTGGAATGATACGGGCCAGAAAACTCGCtgttaaatttaaaaagagAGCGCATTTTTTGGTAGCCGATAAAATTCGCAGAGATAACACTGGAAAGACGGCAGTGACACACTGGGATTTTCCACGAAATTTTCGCCATGACGATCAACCCTCTCGACTGCAAGTTCCCGGCGGAAAATCCCCTCCGATTTCACGTTCTCCCAGCATCTCCTCTCGTTACGGTTATACTACTTCAAGTCAAGCACCTCGAAATACGTACCGTATGGAACCGATAAAACGCTTTTCAGAGCCAAAAGTCAAGGAAATAATCGAAGAGGTTTTAGTACAAAACCTGAACGGTCGTACATACGAAGCGGTCTTCTGCAAAGAGATGAGTAAAAAACTCTCCGAAGTCATCAAACAGCGCGTCAAGTTCTTGGGATTTTCCCGCTACAAATTTATCTGTATTGTCTACATTGGACAAGTTAATAATCAAGGAATGCGAATTGGAAGTCGATGTCTTTGGGATCAGAAGTTTGACAATGTCGCCGAAGGGTATTTCAGAAATGGCGATTTGTTTGCAGTCGGAACTGTTTTTGGTTTGTATTGCGAATAA